One Oceanicoccus sagamiensis genomic region harbors:
- a CDS encoding aldehyde dehydrogenase family protein, translated as MRIYDQFYINGEWVDPVTPRSLDVINPATEQVCGKISIGSAADVDKAAQAARAAFATFGQSSRQERIELLAAICEAYQNNYQDLADAISEEMGAPTKLAVEAQAASGIGHLSTALEVLKNYEFEGTAGHSMIVKEPIGVCGLITPWNWPVNQITCKVAPALAVGCTVILKPSEVAPMCGYIFSKIMEEAGVPAGVYNMINGDGPGVGTALSSHPEVDMMSFTGSTRAGALVAQNAAPTVKRVTQELGGKSPNIVLDDVDLEAAVTRSTMTMFMNTGQSCNAPSRMLVPADKMEAAAEIAARVADAVVVGDPKAETTTMGPVVSDVQFNKIQSLIQTGIDEGATLVTGGTGLPDGLDKGYFVKPTIFSNVNNEMTIAQEEIFGPVMAILPYNSEEEAIAIANDTPYGLAGYIQGDNMEKVRSVAAKIRAGNINVNGVSGDLNTPFGGFKQSGNGREWGEHGFIDFLEIKAISGAG; from the coding sequence ATGCGAATTTACGATCAATTTTATATCAACGGTGAGTGGGTCGATCCGGTGACGCCCAGATCGTTGGATGTTATCAACCCGGCAACAGAGCAGGTTTGTGGGAAAATTTCTATTGGCTCCGCAGCGGATGTTGATAAAGCCGCTCAGGCAGCTAGAGCTGCCTTTGCTACTTTTGGTCAGAGCAGTCGTCAAGAGCGCATTGAGTTATTAGCCGCTATCTGCGAAGCCTACCAAAATAACTATCAGGATTTGGCGGATGCGATTTCTGAAGAAATGGGTGCTCCTACCAAGTTGGCAGTAGAAGCTCAGGCTGCCTCAGGTATTGGTCACTTAAGTACCGCGCTGGAAGTCTTAAAGAATTATGAGTTTGAGGGTACCGCTGGCCACTCAATGATTGTTAAAGAACCCATTGGTGTCTGCGGCTTAATTACCCCCTGGAATTGGCCGGTTAACCAAATTACCTGTAAGGTGGCACCGGCTTTGGCGGTTGGCTGTACGGTGATATTAAAACCCTCAGAAGTAGCGCCGATGTGCGGCTATATCTTTAGTAAGATTATGGAAGAGGCCGGTGTGCCAGCCGGTGTCTACAATATGATTAATGGCGATGGGCCAGGCGTGGGTACTGCGCTTTCTTCACATCCCGAAGTGGATATGATGTCCTTTACCGGTTCTACGCGGGCAGGGGCTTTAGTGGCTCAAAATGCAGCACCTACCGTTAAACGAGTTACCCAGGAACTGGGTGGCAAGTCCCCCAATATTGTTCTGGATGATGTTGACCTTGAGGCGGCCGTGACTCGTAGTACCATGACGATGTTTATGAATACCGGTCAGTCCTGCAATGCACCTTCAAGAATGCTGGTACCAGCGGATAAGATGGAAGCTGCAGCCGAGATTGCAGCCAGAGTGGCAGACGCCGTGGTGGTGGGTGACCCCAAGGCAGAGACAACTACGATGGGGCCTGTGGTCAGCGATGTGCAATTTAATAAAATCCAGAGCTTAATTCAAACAGGTATTGATGAGGGCGCAACGTTGGTGACCGGTGGTACAGGTTTGCCAGATGGTCTCGATAAAGGTTATTTTGTTAAGCCGACAATTTTTTCCAATGTTAATAATGAAATGACTATTGCCCAAGAAGAAATCTTTGGCCCGGTTATGGCGATTTTGCCTTATAACAGTGAAGAAGAGGCGATTGCTATTGCCAACGATACCCCTTATGGCCTCGCGGGTTATATACAGGGCGATAATATGGAAAAAGTACGCTCTGTGGCAGCAAAAATACGTGCGGGTAATATCAATGTGAACGGTGTGTCCGGCGATTTAAATACGCCTTTTGGTGGCTTTAAGCAGTCGGGCAATGGCCGTGAGTGGGGCGAGCATGGTTTTATTGATTTTCTGGAAATTAAGGCGATTTCCGGCGCTGGTTAA
- a CDS encoding SDR family NAD(P)-dependent oxidoreductase has product MFKDKTVVITGASAGVGAACARSFAELGARLVLIARGKSALDAIAEELGQKTEVLTIVMDVADTAACATLAEQCISRFGAIHILVNNAGLHHRGDMTTRTAMEITAMVDVNLRAPLQLTAELLPSIQAAGGGAIVMVGSLAGRAPLQGAATYAATKAGLRAFTYSLSDELAGSGVHVGVVSVGPIDTGFIMDNIDAVEDIVYSQPMSSAAEVAASVVAIARGEAVEISMPLISGKMLTLAYLFPWLRRSTRGLLYRIGKNNKAKYRQR; this is encoded by the coding sequence ATGTTTAAAGATAAAACCGTCGTTATTACCGGAGCCTCAGCCGGCGTTGGTGCTGCCTGTGCCCGAAGCTTTGCTGAGCTGGGTGCCAGGTTGGTGTTGATTGCACGCGGTAAGTCGGCGCTGGATGCTATTGCTGAAGAGTTAGGCCAAAAAACCGAGGTGTTAACCATTGTTATGGATGTGGCCGATACCGCGGCTTGTGCCACCCTGGCTGAGCAATGTATCAGCCGTTTCGGAGCTATTCATATTCTGGTTAATAATGCTGGCTTGCACCATCGCGGCGATATGACGACGCGTACCGCCATGGAAATTACGGCGATGGTCGATGTTAATCTAAGGGCTCCGTTACAGCTAACAGCAGAGCTATTGCCTTCAATTCAAGCCGCAGGTGGTGGCGCTATTGTTATGGTGGGGTCATTGGCGGGGAGGGCACCGCTGCAGGGTGCTGCAACCTATGCTGCCACGAAAGCTGGCCTGCGTGCATTTACCTACTCACTGAGCGACGAATTAGCGGGCAGCGGTGTTCATGTAGGTGTGGTATCGGTGGGGCCCATTGATACTGGCTTTATTATGGACAATATCGATGCCGTTGAGGATATTGTCTATTCTCAACCCATGAGTAGCGCAGCAGAAGTGGCTGCCAGTGTTGTGGCTATCGCACGGGGCGAAGCTGTAGAAATCTCTATGCCGCTGATCAGTGGTAAGATGCTGACCCTGGCGTATTTATTTCCATGGCTAAGGCGGTCGACCAGAGGCTTGCTGTACCGGATTGGCAAAAACAACAAGGCTAAATACCGGCAGCGTTAA
- a CDS encoding DUF4136 domain-containing protein: MNKYSLMSHGVKATWVKLALLLAIASLAACTGIQVSTDYDTERDFNRLSTYAWMEPKQKLLVDPLVDNDLMNKRVRRAVEQQLAALGYVKAEGDKGADFFITYHVSAETKLSVNSFHSSYGYYPSCWNGCYGYGAGYGRDISVRQYKQGTFMLDVIEPASSELIWRGLQVDG; this comes from the coding sequence ATGAATAAATATTCTTTAATGTCTCATGGAGTTAAGGCGACTTGGGTAAAGTTGGCGTTATTGTTAGCAATTGCCAGTCTGGCAGCCTGCACCGGTATTCAGGTCAGTACCGACTACGATACCGAGCGGGATTTTAACCGTTTAAGCACCTATGCCTGGATGGAGCCCAAGCAAAAGTTACTGGTTGACCCCCTGGTTGATAATGACCTGATGAATAAGCGTGTGCGGCGTGCTGTAGAGCAGCAGTTGGCGGCTTTGGGCTATGTTAAAGCTGAGGGTGATAAAGGGGCAGACTTTTTTATTACCTATCATGTCAGCGCTGAAACCAAGCTTAGTGTGAATAGCTTCCATAGTAGCTATGGCTACTATCCATCATGCTGGAACGGTTGCTATGGCTATGGTGCCGGTTATGGCCGCGATATTTCTGTCCGCCAGTACAAACAGGGCACCTTTATGCTGGATGTGATTGAGCCAGCCAGTAGTGAACTGATTTGGCGGGGGTTGCAGGTAGACGGCTGA
- a CDS encoding DegQ family serine endoprotease — MISAFYQRLSLVFIITFFAPSLWAVLPAVDGEGRQLPSLAPLLQEVNPSVVNISTYTTLTMRQNPLLNDPFFRRFFNIPEGQQAPRTRRTQSAGSGVIINAAKGTVVTNHHVIDGADEIYVGLEDGRSYKATLIGSDPEVDIAVLKLEEFENLTQLVIADSDQLLVGDFVIAIGNPFGLGQTVTSGVVSALGRSGLGIEGYENFIQTDASINPGNSGGALVNLRGELVGINTAILAPAGGNVGIGFAIPTNMAKASIDQILEYGEVRRGQLGIIIQDLTRELAEAFDMDKQQRGVVIAEVQLDSAAEKAGLQPGDIVISVDGSKVESSAELRNEIGRRRIGDEIQLTVLREGRSKLISAQVGEALGQQANSDTVHPLLQGATLQPAKQGGIEVVDIEQGSKAASSGLRPGDVILSANRRVVSGLADLEQAASMSQRRLVLRIKRGNMALYLVMQ; from the coding sequence ATGATTTCGGCTTTTTACCAGCGCCTGTCTCTGGTCTTTATAATCACTTTTTTCGCACCGTCTCTCTGGGCCGTTTTGCCGGCTGTTGATGGCGAAGGCAGACAACTACCCAGTCTGGCTCCGCTGCTACAAGAGGTTAATCCCTCGGTGGTGAATATTTCTACTTATACCACTCTTACTATGCGGCAAAACCCTCTGTTGAATGATCCCTTTTTTAGGCGTTTCTTTAATATCCCTGAAGGTCAGCAGGCTCCTCGAACCCGGCGCACGCAAAGTGCGGGTTCCGGTGTCATTATCAATGCTGCCAAGGGTACCGTGGTAACCAATCATCACGTTATTGATGGTGCTGATGAGATTTATGTAGGTCTGGAAGATGGCCGCAGTTATAAAGCAACGCTGATCGGTTCGGACCCTGAAGTGGATATTGCAGTGCTCAAGCTGGAAGAGTTTGAAAATTTAACGCAGCTAGTCATAGCTGATTCTGATCAGTTGCTGGTTGGCGATTTTGTGATTGCTATCGGCAACCCCTTTGGCCTTGGTCAGACTGTCACCTCCGGTGTGGTCAGTGCCTTGGGTAGAAGTGGTTTGGGGATTGAAGGCTATGAAAACTTTATCCAAACCGATGCCTCGATAAACCCGGGTAACTCAGGTGGCGCACTGGTTAATCTCAGGGGTGAATTGGTCGGTATCAATACGGCTATTTTGGCGCCCGCTGGGGGTAATGTGGGTATCGGTTTTGCTATCCCCACCAATATGGCTAAGGCCAGTATTGACCAGATTTTAGAATATGGTGAAGTTCGGCGTGGCCAATTGGGTATTATTATTCAGGATTTAACCCGTGAATTGGCTGAGGCCTTTGATATGGATAAACAGCAGCGCGGTGTGGTGATTGCCGAGGTACAGTTGGATTCTGCTGCCGAAAAAGCTGGCTTGCAGCCCGGTGATATTGTTATTAGCGTCGATGGTAGCAAGGTTGAGAGCAGTGCCGAGTTGCGCAATGAAATTGGCCGGCGTCGAATTGGTGATGAGATACAACTGACGGTGTTACGCGAAGGTCGTAGTAAGCTTATTAGCGCTCAGGTTGGTGAAGCACTGGGGCAGCAGGCTAACAGCGACACTGTGCACCCATTATTACAGGGAGCAACCCTGCAGCCAGCCAAGCAGGGTGGGATTGAAGTGGTTGATATAGAGCAGGGCTCTAAAGCGGCTAGCTCCGGTTTGCGCCCCGGTGATGTGATTTTATCCGCCAATCGCCGGGTAGTATCCGGTTTGGCGGATTTAGAACAGGCGGCGAGCATGTCGCAGCGCCGATTGGTGCTGCGGATTAAACGCGGCAATATGGCTCTCTACCTGGTGATGCAATAA
- a CDS encoding TetR/AcrR family transcriptional regulator produces the protein MTKSRSNNVVSIKKAVKADTGSAREKIIDALVALITEQGFVAATNRRVAEWAEVSQSTVQYHFSTKARMFEAVLQRCHAEFLQLVDNDALLSGRLEARANLFVVLSWRHYQSALYLATIEILMATRSQREIVTLTQLTDHQAVEQRQRIREIFPECQLDDRALAEVLTSTHVFLTGLTVETILEPKLVNIGGYLRRCTRAMVVMLKTPV, from the coding sequence ATGACAAAGTCTCGAAGTAACAATGTTGTTTCCATTAAAAAGGCGGTAAAGGCTGATACTGGCAGTGCACGAGAGAAGATTATAGATGCCCTGGTTGCGTTGATTACCGAACAGGGCTTTGTTGCAGCGACTAATCGTCGGGTTGCAGAGTGGGCCGAAGTTTCTCAAAGCACTGTGCAATACCATTTTAGTACCAAGGCGCGCATGTTTGAAGCGGTGCTGCAACGCTGCCATGCAGAATTTTTACAGCTTGTCGACAATGATGCTTTGTTGTCAGGCCGGTTGGAAGCTCGAGCCAATCTGTTTGTGGTGCTATCCTGGCGTCACTATCAAAGCGCTCTCTATTTAGCCACTATTGAAATTTTAATGGCTACCCGCAGTCAGCGTGAAATAGTAACGCTGACTCAGTTAACAGACCATCAGGCAGTTGAACAGCGGCAGCGTATTCGCGAAATATTTCCTGAGTGCCAATTAGATGATAGGGCGCTGGCTGAGGTGCTGACGTCTACCCATGTGTTTCTTACCGGCCTAACGGTTGAAACTATTCTTGAACCGAAGCTGGTCAATATTGGTGGTTACCTCCGCCGCTGCACACGCGCCATGGTGGTGATGTTAAAAACACCGGTTTAG
- a CDS encoding SMP-30/gluconolactonase/LRE family protein, protein MKKILLSLLLIVVLFSLWSYNAMDGFDTVEPHFAGSCEVVRGEGSAEDIEIDHQAGVAFISAKDRLGAASSGDNNGTITVYDLAAAKDRFEMEPLQGMDDFSPHGISLYQAEDGRRRLYVINHRATGEETIEVFDVAADHSLNFVKTLRDPLFFSPNDLVAVGWDQLYIANDSGATNGFETGMQMMGLMDISTIVYFDQDRATVAIDSFPTSGGINSSKDGKTLYIGGTSSKSLEVYRRDVNNGALSFLQSFDLKMGVDNIDVAVDGAVWVAGHPKVIDLIGHFASQGEKPAPSQVYILPLDTMANDGSLAAPVDIFTSLGDDLSASSVAAEHQGKFYIGGITPKKMLVCTPG, encoded by the coding sequence ATGAAGAAAATCCTGCTGTCTTTGTTACTTATTGTTGTCCTGTTTTCCCTCTGGTCCTATAACGCAATGGATGGATTTGACACCGTGGAGCCCCATTTTGCCGGTAGCTGCGAGGTGGTAAGGGGTGAAGGCAGTGCAGAGGATATTGAAATAGACCATCAGGCGGGTGTGGCCTTTATCTCGGCCAAAGATCGGTTGGGGGCGGCCAGCTCCGGTGACAATAACGGCACGATTACAGTCTATGATTTGGCTGCGGCCAAAGACCGCTTTGAGATGGAACCGCTACAGGGCATGGATGACTTCTCACCTCACGGTATCAGTCTTTATCAGGCGGAGGATGGCCGCCGCCGGCTCTATGTGATTAACCATCGGGCGACTGGGGAAGAGACCATTGAGGTATTTGATGTTGCAGCTGATCATTCCTTAAACTTTGTAAAAACGCTGCGTGATCCCTTATTCTTTTCCCCCAATGATTTAGTCGCGGTGGGCTGGGACCAACTCTATATCGCCAACGACTCGGGTGCTACCAATGGTTTTGAAACCGGTATGCAGATGATGGGCTTAATGGATATATCGACCATTGTGTATTTTGATCAAGACCGGGCTACGGTTGCGATTGATAGTTTTCCAACCTCGGGTGGCATTAATAGTAGCAAGGATGGCAAAACACTTTATATTGGCGGCACATCAAGTAAGAGTCTGGAAGTCTATCGACGTGACGTGAATAATGGTGCACTCAGTTTTTTACAAAGCTTTGACCTGAAGATGGGTGTGGACAATATTGATGTTGCGGTAGATGGCGCCGTTTGGGTTGCAGGCCACCCCAAGGTGATTGATTTGATTGGCCACTTTGCCAGCCAGGGTGAAAAGCCAGCGCCATCACAAGTGTATATTCTCCCTCTGGATACCATGGCAAATGATGGTAGCTTGGCTGCACCAGTAGACATCTTTACCAGTTTGGGGGATGATCTTTCTGCCTCCAGTGTGGCAGCTGAGCATCAGGGTAAATTTTATATCGGCGGTATTACCCCTAAAAAAATGCTGGTATGCACACCGGGCTAA
- a CDS encoding MFS transporter: MSHRPLKIGLVIAVSLHAFDELVLTIALPTIVNDLGGGDWYGVSLASYILASLIGGVWGGTSTDKRGPLKIFILGYSLFLAGLVMAMLAKDMNQFILARCLQGLGGGISWTVAFAVTNIAIPSTDRPKMVAWLDSAWLVPSLLAPTIGGYLIDYLDWHWIFLIQIPFVFIAGLLLYPHLLPLSKTEIDHSKNSSRALWGACRIALGAAILVTVLARNIDWSWLLIPVAAWILWRPLLKAMPEGFIVARAGLAAAVMLHFLMFYSFYGMELFMPLLLIEVRGLSSSVTGLVFTSCAVTWIAASFLQARLSKTWALSQSLGRGMVIVLVGLVMVSSLLIPTMPLWVIYLGWAIAGFGMGIAFNSVVSASMDFTKAGAEGATSTANGIAASLGIGLSAGLGGAINNHGNFIGASLTQSLTVIWGVAIFACLLGLWIVVLRFKDRPASAEAI, encoded by the coding sequence ATGAGCCATCGCCCCTTAAAAATCGGACTGGTTATTGCGGTATCACTGCATGCCTTTGATGAATTAGTGCTGACCATTGCCCTGCCAACGATTGTCAATGATTTGGGCGGTGGCGATTGGTATGGTGTTAGCCTCGCCAGCTATATACTGGCCTCACTGATCGGCGGCGTCTGGGGTGGTACCAGTACTGATAAGCGTGGCCCCTTAAAGATCTTTATTCTTGGCTATAGCTTGTTTCTGGCAGGCCTGGTTATGGCGATGCTTGCCAAAGATATGAACCAGTTTATCCTTGCCCGCTGCCTGCAAGGGCTTGGCGGAGGCATTAGCTGGACCGTTGCATTTGCTGTTACCAATATCGCGATACCTTCCACCGATCGCCCGAAGATGGTGGCCTGGTTAGACTCGGCCTGGCTAGTCCCTTCATTACTGGCACCGACCATTGGCGGCTACCTGATCGACTATCTGGATTGGCACTGGATCTTTCTTATCCAAATTCCCTTTGTCTTTATAGCCGGGCTATTACTCTACCCTCACCTGCTACCGCTGAGTAAAACCGAGATCGATCACAGCAAAAATTCCAGTCGAGCGCTATGGGGTGCCTGCCGTATTGCGTTAGGAGCAGCCATACTGGTTACCGTATTAGCGCGTAATATTGATTGGAGTTGGCTGCTAATACCAGTGGCGGCATGGATACTCTGGCGGCCTTTACTCAAAGCTATGCCCGAAGGCTTTATCGTAGCCAGGGCCGGGCTTGCTGCAGCTGTCATGCTGCACTTTCTGATGTTTTACAGTTTTTATGGCATGGAGCTCTTTATGCCGTTATTGCTTATTGAAGTCAGGGGGCTTAGCAGCTCAGTGACAGGACTTGTCTTTACCTCCTGCGCCGTCACCTGGATTGCCGCTTCGTTTTTGCAGGCACGGTTATCAAAAACATGGGCACTCTCGCAATCCCTTGGCAGAGGTATGGTGATTGTTTTAGTTGGGCTGGTGATGGTTTCCAGTCTGCTAATTCCAACAATGCCTTTGTGGGTGATATACCTGGGCTGGGCAATAGCGGGTTTTGGTATGGGTATCGCCTTTAACTCGGTTGTTTCCGCCTCGATGGACTTTACTAAAGCCGGTGCAGAAGGTGCGACGTCAACAGCCAATGGTATTGCTGCTTCTTTGGGTATCGGGCTATCTGCAGGTTTGGGTGGGGCCATTAATAATCATGGTAACTTTATCGGCGCCAGCCTAACACAATCGCTTACCGTTATTTGGGGCGTTGCTATTTTCGCCTGCCTGCTAGGACTATGGATTGTGGTATTGCGCTTTAAAGATCGACCTGCTTCGGCCGAGGCGATTTAA
- a CDS encoding MBL fold metallo-hydrolase produces the protein MKCAIVPVTAYQQNCSILVCEATKKAAVVDPGGDLEKIEDALKQLDVELEKVFLTHGHMDHCAIADDVRKKYGVIIEGPHEADRFWIDKLPEWCAMSGFPHADAFESDRWLVEGDTVQFGNQTLQVRHCPGHTPGHVVFFHPEVKVAIVGDVLFQGSIGRTDFPMGNHDDLLTSIREKLWPLGDDVSFIPGHGPTSTFGQERQSNPFVADTRFG, from the coding sequence ATGAAGTGTGCCATTGTTCCCGTAACCGCCTATCAGCAAAATTGTTCTATCCTGGTCTGTGAAGCCACGAAAAAAGCGGCCGTAGTAGACCCCGGCGGTGATTTAGAGAAAATTGAAGATGCCCTAAAGCAGCTGGATGTAGAGCTTGAAAAGGTGTTTTTGACCCACGGCCATATGGATCACTGTGCTATTGCCGATGATGTCCGCAAAAAGTACGGCGTGATTATAGAAGGCCCACACGAAGCGGACCGCTTTTGGATTGATAAATTACCCGAATGGTGCGCGATGTCTGGTTTCCCCCATGCCGATGCTTTTGAGTCTGACCGCTGGTTGGTTGAAGGGGATACCGTGCAATTTGGTAACCAGACTCTACAGGTTAGGCATTGCCCAGGGCATACACCGGGTCATGTGGTGTTTTTCCACCCCGAGGTAAAAGTGGCGATTGTGGGGGATGTCTTATTCCAGGGCTCTATTGGTCGTACCGATTTCCCAATGGGCAATCATGATGATTTGCTGACCTCGATTCGTGAAAAACTCTGGCCGCTAGGCGATGATGTGTCTTTTATTCCTGGCCATGGCCCAACGTCAACCTTTGGACAGGAGCGCCAAAGCAATCCTTTTGTTGCTGATACCCGGTTTGGGTAG
- a CDS encoding FAD-binding oxidoreductase, with the protein MKRRDFCLSTLSAAVAAGTFTNPALASIAKVTADVNAIQSNGKETILPRSIVKDFGKSMHGPLLLPGHNGYDSARRIWNGAFDKFPGLIAQCGNPSDVKRAVDFARSNNLLVAIKSGGHSMSGKSTCDGGLLIDLSKMVGVHVDPFNKTARVEPGTLLGEFDYECTSFGLATTMGTDPDTGAAGLTLGGGFGRLGRLHGLACDNLRSADVITADGRFIRASEEQNQDLLWALRGGGGNFGAVSSFEYNLHSIPETIYGGQLMYSVKHAKDVLTMFADFIQTAPDELSAALVYVVPKGGKKNSGFISIGLTYIGDIAAGEKLVAPLRHSMKPMMDRMGPKTYMDEQGRNGRLPRGQMYYMKSGFTHGITPQLIDTYTEIAEPHPKRSFTGLITMLGGQISRVGNNETAFAHRDAHSDCMIAGSWKKPEDSEENVANMRSLWKKVEPHTKGFYVNAAYDFTDQKVRGTYGANFDRLQAIKTQYDPNNMFRLNANIKPKA; encoded by the coding sequence ATGAAACGACGTGACTTTTGCCTATCTACCCTATCCGCCGCTGTTGCCGCAGGTACATTTACCAACCCTGCTCTGGCATCCATTGCCAAAGTAACTGCTGATGTCAACGCGATACAAAGCAATGGTAAAGAAACTATTCTGCCTCGCAGCATTGTTAAAGACTTTGGTAAAAGCATGCATGGGCCGCTCTTATTGCCCGGGCACAATGGCTATGACAGCGCCCGTAGAATCTGGAACGGTGCCTTTGATAAATTTCCGGGGCTGATCGCTCAATGTGGCAACCCTTCAGATGTAAAACGGGCTGTAGATTTTGCACGTAGCAATAACTTATTAGTCGCTATCAAAAGTGGCGGCCATAGTATGTCAGGCAAGTCCACCTGTGATGGCGGCCTTTTAATAGACCTGTCTAAAATGGTTGGCGTGCATGTTGACCCTTTTAACAAAACAGCGCGTGTTGAACCGGGTACTTTGCTCGGGGAATTTGATTATGAATGTACTTCTTTTGGCCTTGCAACCACGATGGGAACCGACCCTGACACGGGTGCCGCCGGCTTAACGCTGGGTGGAGGCTTTGGCCGACTGGGCCGCTTGCACGGGCTGGCCTGTGATAATTTGCGTAGCGCCGATGTTATCACCGCCGATGGCCGCTTTATTCGAGCCAGTGAAGAGCAAAACCAGGACCTGCTATGGGCACTGAGAGGTGGCGGCGGCAACTTTGGCGCGGTCAGCTCTTTTGAATATAACTTGCATAGTATCCCTGAGACTATCTATGGCGGCCAACTGATGTATTCCGTTAAACACGCCAAAGATGTGCTCACCATGTTTGCCGACTTTATCCAGACTGCCCCGGATGAACTGTCTGCCGCATTGGTCTATGTCGTCCCCAAAGGGGGTAAAAAGAACAGTGGGTTTATTTCAATTGGGTTGACTTATATCGGCGATATCGCCGCCGGTGAAAAGCTGGTTGCACCGCTGCGCCATTCGATGAAACCGATGATGGATAGAATGGGACCCAAAACCTATATGGATGAACAAGGCCGCAACGGCCGTTTGCCCCGTGGCCAAATGTACTATATGAAATCCGGCTTTACCCACGGTATTACACCGCAGCTTATCGATACCTATACCGAGATCGCTGAACCCCACCCCAAACGTAGCTTTACCGGCTTAATCACCATGCTGGGTGGGCAGATCTCCAGAGTGGGCAATAACGAGACCGCTTTTGCCCACCGTGACGCTCACTCTGACTGCATGATTGCAGGCAGCTGGAAAAAACCAGAAGACAGCGAAGAAAACGTCGCCAATATGCGTTCACTCTGGAAAAAAGTCGAGCCTCATACCAAAGGCTTCTACGTTAATGCTGCTTATGATTTTACTGATCAGAAAGTACGGGGCACTTATGGTGCTAACTTTGATCGCTTGCAGGCAATTAAAACGCAGTATGACCCCAACAATATGTTCAGGTTAAATGCGAATATAAAACCCAAAGCGTAA
- a CDS encoding carboxymuconolactone decarboxylase family protein: MSVQTPRLAESELTPGVAVNGPLEQAIANFAAAVVNAKTVDPLITELVRLRCAQTHDCRLCGSLRNQEALDEGFDEIMQRKIASYESSDFSPEIIAALRLCDAMILTPADADTALKEELQRYFSPEQIAEICLDVMKWSQQKALVALRVEAPPWDEVTVLTFDKQGNPGFGGPAYKS; this comes from the coding sequence ATGAGCGTACAAACACCCAGATTAGCTGAATCAGAACTGACCCCCGGAGTTGCCGTCAACGGCCCGCTGGAACAGGCGATTGCCAATTTCGCGGCCGCTGTTGTCAATGCCAAAACAGTGGACCCGCTGATTACCGAGTTAGTACGCTTACGCTGTGCGCAGACTCATGACTGCCGGCTATGCGGTTCATTGCGCAATCAGGAAGCGCTGGACGAAGGTTTTGATGAGATAATGCAGCGTAAAATTGCCAGCTATGAAAGCAGTGATTTTAGCCCTGAGATTATTGCCGCATTGCGATTATGCGACGCGATGATACTGACACCCGCCGATGCGGATACCGCGCTAAAAGAAGAGCTGCAGCGCTATTTCTCACCGGAACAAATTGCTGAAATTTGTCTGGATGTTATGAAGTGGAGCCAACAGAAAGCCTTAGTGGCGCTGCGGGTTGAAGCGCCCCCCTGGGATGAGGTGACCGTGCTGACCTTTGATAAGCAGGGGAATCCAGGATTTGGTGGCCCCGCGTATAAAAGCTAG
- a CDS encoding substrate-binding periplasmic protein has product MCKLTSHYILLLMIYCFCLVGNSSAQTQGPLRFAIDHRSTEPLPPYRWFNHCSNNFRGVLSDLYTRLATDLGREPVFVEAPPASSLLELMQGTTGMVLNGDADFTIASPSLTAENKRALMGSQVVLRNRPTIVQSSTAANIDSLKTLESLTGVAVNPEHIINGLSRQGLKLSIKASPSMEQALMDIAQRRADYWITDRHTVHHLAKSLDVVQQLRFSSIEVGVTSRFYLYTQNTAAHAAQLKKIDGLIQRYEVSGYLDYLILDSVRYWIKDKGCLTVSSSR; this is encoded by the coding sequence ATGTGTAAGCTAACTAGCCATTACATCTTACTGCTGATGATCTACTGCTTCTGCCTGGTAGGCAACAGCAGTGCCCAAACACAGGGGCCGCTGCGCTTTGCTATTGACCACCGCAGCACAGAACCACTCCCCCCCTATCGATGGTTTAACCACTGTAGCAATAACTTCCGCGGTGTACTTAGTGATCTCTATACACGGCTTGCTACTGACCTTGGCCGTGAGCCAGTTTTTGTTGAAGCCCCTCCCGCGTCGTCATTGCTGGAACTGATGCAGGGTACAACAGGCATGGTACTCAATGGCGATGCCGATTTTACCATCGCCAGCCCAAGCTTAACCGCTGAAAACAAACGGGCCTTAATGGGGTCTCAAGTGGTCCTAAGAAATCGCCCTACCATTGTGCAAAGCAGTACCGCTGCAAATATAGACTCATTAAAAACGCTGGAGTCACTCACTGGTGTCGCGGTAAACCCGGAACATATTATTAACGGCCTAAGCCGGCAGGGTCTTAAGCTATCAATTAAAGCCTCGCCTTCGATGGAGCAAGCCTTAATGGATATTGCGCAACGACGGGCTGACTACTGGATAACAGACCGTCATACGGTTCACCATCTGGCAAAAAGTCTGGATGTTGTTCAACAGCTGCGCTTCTCATCTATAGAAGTAGGCGTCACTTCCAGATTTTATTTATACACCCAAAATACAGCAGCCCATGCCGCGCAATTAAAAAAAATAGATGGGCTAATTCAACGCTATGAGGTCAGCGGTTATCTGGATTATTTAATCCTTGATAGCGTGCGCTATTGGATCAAGGATAAAGGCTGCCTAACAGTATCAAGCAGCCGCTAA